A window of the Streptomyces sp. NBC_00454 genome harbors these coding sequences:
- a CDS encoding HNH endonuclease, whose protein sequence is MRDTLVLNASFEPLSTVTLNRAVVLVLQDKAVVEQSHPELRVRAATMDLPMPRVIRLCRYVRVPFRRHAPWSRRGVLVRDQHRCAYCGKRATTVDHVLPRAQGGGDTWLNTVASCAEDNHRKAARTPEEAGMPLLRKPFVPSPADAMLLALGVGGRDPLPEWLGRSA, encoded by the coding sequence ATGCGGGACACGCTGGTGCTGAATGCGAGCTTCGAGCCGCTGTCGACGGTGACCCTGAACCGGGCCGTGGTCCTGGTTCTCCAGGACAAGGCCGTGGTCGAACAGTCGCACCCCGAGCTGCGTGTGCGCGCGGCCACCATGGATCTTCCGATGCCCCGGGTGATCAGGCTCTGCAGGTACGTCCGGGTGCCCTTCCGAAGACATGCTCCCTGGTCACGGAGGGGGGTGTTGGTCCGGGACCAACACCGGTGCGCGTACTGCGGGAAGCGCGCGACGACCGTGGACCACGTACTTCCGCGTGCCCAGGGCGGTGGGGACACCTGGCTGAACACGGTGGCCTCGTGTGCCGAGGACAACCACCGCAAGGCGGCGCGGACTCCGGAGGAGGCGGGGATGCCACTCCTCCGGAAGCCGTTCGTGCCCTCGCCCGCGGACGCGATGCTGCTCGCGCTGGGGGTGGGCGGGCGCGATCCCCTGCCGGAGTGGCTGGGGCGTTCCGCGTAG
- a CDS encoding sulfite exporter TauE/SafE family protein has protein sequence MSLWESLAVFAAGVGAGTINTIVGSGTLITFPVLLATGLPPVTANVSNTLGLVPGSLSGALGYRKELQGQRARILRLGAVSLVGGLAGAVLLLTLPSDSFDTIVPVLIGLALVLVIFQPRLAAALRGRQEAAGGDAGHPDGGPALLTGMLLSSAYGGYFGAAQGVLYLGLMGLLLREDLQRINAVKNVVAAMVNGIAAVFFLFVAEFDWTAVLLIAVGSTLGGQIGAKVGRRLSPTVLRAVIVTVGIIAIVQLLLR, from the coding sequence ATGTCTCTCTGGGAATCCCTCGCAGTCTTCGCCGCGGGGGTCGGCGCCGGCACCATCAACACCATCGTCGGCTCCGGCACCCTGATCACCTTCCCGGTGCTGCTGGCCACCGGCCTGCCGCCGGTCACCGCGAACGTCTCCAACACCCTGGGCCTCGTGCCCGGTTCGCTCAGCGGAGCCCTCGGCTACCGCAAGGAGCTCCAGGGCCAGCGGGCCCGCATCCTGCGGCTCGGAGCCGTCTCGCTCGTCGGCGGACTCGCGGGCGCCGTCCTGCTCCTCACCCTGCCGTCGGACTCCTTCGACACGATCGTGCCCGTCCTCATCGGCCTGGCCCTCGTCCTCGTCATCTTCCAGCCCCGGCTCGCCGCCGCCCTGCGGGGGCGCCAGGAGGCCGCCGGAGGCGATGCGGGCCACCCCGACGGCGGACCGGCCCTGCTCACCGGAATGCTGCTCTCCAGCGCGTACGGGGGCTACTTCGGCGCCGCCCAGGGCGTGCTCTACCTCGGGCTGATGGGGCTGCTGCTCCGCGAGGACCTCCAGCGGATCAACGCGGTGAAGAACGTCGTCGCGGCGATGGTGAACGGCATCGCGGCCGTCTTCTTCCTCTTCGTCGCCGAGTTCGACTGGACGGCCGTCCTGCTCATCGCCGTCGGCTCCACCCTCGGCGGCCAGATCGGCGCCAAGGTCGGCCGCAGGCTGTCGCCCACCGTCCTGCGCGCGGTCATCGTGACCGTCGGGATCATCGCGATCGTCCAACTGCTGCTCCGCTGA
- a CDS encoding SPFH domain-containing protein, with the protein MQPIIIVLIILVVLVFIALVKTIQVIPQASAAIVERFGRYTRTLNAGLNIVVPFIDSIRNRIDLREQVVPFPPQPVITQDNLVVNIDTVIYYQVTDARAATYEVASYIQAIEQLTVTTLRNIIGGMDLERTLTSREEINAALRGVLDEATGKWGIRVNRVELKAIEPPTSIQDSMEKQMRADRDKRAAILQAEGVRQSEILRAEGEKQSSILRAEGDAKAAALRAEGEAQAIRTVFESIHAGDADQKLLAYQYLQMLPKLAEGDANKLWIVPSEIGDALKGLSGAMGNFGPMGAASGFNPGNVGKDGDAADKAADKAAAERREQPPID; encoded by the coding sequence ATGCAACCGATCATCATCGTTCTGATCATTCTGGTGGTTCTGGTCTTCATCGCACTGGTCAAGACGATCCAGGTGATCCCGCAGGCCAGCGCCGCCATCGTCGAACGGTTCGGCCGCTACACCCGCACCCTCAACGCGGGCCTGAACATCGTCGTCCCGTTCATCGACTCGATCCGCAACCGGATCGACCTCCGCGAACAGGTCGTCCCTTTCCCGCCGCAGCCCGTCATCACCCAGGACAACCTGGTCGTCAACATCGACACGGTCATCTACTACCAGGTGACCGACGCCCGCGCCGCGACGTACGAGGTGGCCAGCTACATCCAGGCCATCGAGCAGCTCACCGTCACCACGCTGCGCAACATCATCGGCGGCATGGACCTGGAGCGGACCCTGACCTCCCGCGAGGAGATCAACGCGGCCCTGCGCGGAGTCCTCGACGAGGCCACCGGCAAGTGGGGCATCCGCGTCAACCGCGTGGAACTCAAGGCCATCGAGCCGCCGACCTCCATCCAGGACTCGATGGAGAAGCAGATGCGCGCCGACCGCGACAAGCGCGCCGCGATCCTCCAGGCCGAGGGTGTCCGCCAGTCCGAGATCCTGCGCGCCGAGGGTGAGAAGCAGTCCTCCATTCTGCGCGCCGAGGGTGACGCCAAGGCCGCCGCCCTGCGCGCCGAGGGCGAGGCGCAGGCCATCCGTACGGTCTTCGAGTCCATCCACGCCGGGGACGCCGACCAGAAGCTGCTCGCCTACCAGTACCTCCAGATGCTCCCGAAGCTCGCCGAGGGCGACGCGAACAAGCTCTGGATCGTCCCCAGCGAGATCGGCGACGCCCTCAAGGGACTCTCCGGCGCGATGGGCAACTTCGGTCCGATGGGCGCCGCTTCGGGCTTCAACCCGGGCAACGTGGGCAAGGACGGCGACGCCGCCGACAAGGCCGCCGACAAGGCCGCCGCGGAGCGCCGCGAACAGCCCCCCATCGACTGA
- a CDS encoding NfeD family protein, producing the protein MDIDAWVWWLIGAVGLGIPLVLTAMPEFGMFAAGAVAAAVTAALGGGVVAQVLVFVIVSVALLAVVRPIANRSRNQKPQHRSGIDALKGRSAVVLERVDGSGAGRIKLAGEIWSARALDADSSFEPGQSVDVVEIDGATAIVM; encoded by the coding sequence GTGGACATCGACGCGTGGGTGTGGTGGCTCATCGGCGCGGTCGGACTGGGCATTCCCCTCGTCCTGACCGCGATGCCCGAATTCGGCATGTTCGCGGCCGGCGCCGTGGCGGCGGCCGTCACGGCGGCCCTCGGCGGGGGCGTGGTCGCCCAGGTACTGGTCTTCGTGATCGTGTCGGTCGCCCTCCTCGCGGTGGTCCGCCCGATCGCCAACCGGAGCCGCAACCAGAAGCCCCAGCACCGCAGCGGGATCGACGCCTTGAAGGGCCGCAGCGCCGTGGTCCTGGAACGGGTCGACGGCAGCGGAGCCGGCCGGATCAAGCTCGCCGGGGAGATCTGGTCCGCCAGGGCCCTGGACGCGGACAGCAGTTTCGAACCGGGCCAGTCCGTCGACGTGGTGGAGATCGACGGGGCGACCGCGATCGTCATGTGA
- a CDS encoding ABC transporter ATP-binding protein produces the protein MSDVLELVDVSVVREGRALVDQVSWSVKEGERWVILGPNGAGKTTLLNLASSYLFPTKGSASILGSTLGKVDVFELRPRIGMAGIAMADKLPKRQTVLETVLTAAYGMTATWQEEYEDIDEQRARAFLDRLGMTEFLDRKFGTLSEGERKRTLIARALMTDPELLLLDEPAAGLDLGGREDLVRRLGRLARDPMAPSMIMVTHHVEEIAPGFTHVLMIRQGKVVTAGPIDLELTSRNLSLCFGLPLVVERNGNDRWTAQGLPLR, from the coding sequence ATGAGCGATGTTCTGGAGCTGGTGGACGTATCCGTGGTCCGCGAGGGCCGGGCGCTGGTGGACCAGGTCTCCTGGTCGGTCAAGGAGGGGGAGCGCTGGGTGATCCTCGGCCCCAACGGCGCCGGGAAGACCACCCTGCTGAACCTCGCCTCCAGCTACCTCTTCCCCACCAAGGGCTCCGCCTCCATCCTCGGCAGCACCCTGGGCAAGGTGGACGTCTTCGAGCTGCGCCCCCGCATCGGCATGGCCGGGATCGCGATGGCCGACAAGCTTCCGAAGCGGCAGACCGTCCTGGAGACCGTCCTCACCGCCGCGTACGGAATGACGGCCACCTGGCAGGAGGAGTACGAGGACATCGACGAGCAGCGCGCCCGCGCGTTCCTCGACCGCCTCGGCATGACGGAATTCCTGGACCGGAAGTTCGGCACCCTCTCCGAGGGCGAGCGCAAGCGCACCCTGATCGCCCGCGCCCTGATGACCGACCCCGAGCTGCTCCTCCTCGACGAGCCCGCGGCCGGTCTGGACCTCGGCGGCCGCGAGGACCTGGTACGCCGCCTCGGCCGGCTGGCCCGCGACCCCATGGCACCGTCCATGATCATGGTCACGCACCACGTCGAGGAGATCGCCCCCGGCTTCACGCACGTGCTGATGATCCGCCAGGGCAAGGTGGTCACCGCCGGTCCCATCGACCTGGAACTGACCTCGCGCAACCTCTCGCTCTGCTTCGGGCTGCCGCTCGTCGTCGAGCGCAATGGCAACGACCGCTGGACCGCCCAGGGCCTGCCCCTGCGCTAG
- a CDS encoding chaplin — protein sequence MKNIKKAAAVTMIAGGLLAAGAGVSSAHGGASAEGEALNSPGVAAGNQLQLPVHIPVNAVGNSVNVIGLLNGAWGNTGVNN from the coding sequence GTGAAGAACATCAAGAAGGCCGCTGCCGTCACCATGATCGCGGGCGGCCTCCTCGCCGCCGGCGCGGGTGTCTCCTCGGCGCACGGCGGTGCGTCGGCGGAGGGCGAGGCCCTGAACTCGCCCGGCGTGGCCGCGGGGAACCAGCTCCAGCTCCCCGTCCACATCCCGGTCAACGCCGTGGGCAACTCGGTCAACGTGATCGGCCTGCTGAACGGCGCGTGGGGCAACACGGGCGTCAACAACTGA
- a CDS encoding response regulator, which produces MADASGRSSRTVGSGTRVLLVDDHQVVRRGLRTFLEVQEDIEVVGEASDGEEGIARAEELRPDVILMDIKMPGTDGIEALRRLRALANPARVLIVTSFTEQRTVVPALRAGAAGYVYKDIDPDALAAAIRSVHAGHVLLQPEVAETLLSEEGHPPSPGRGGSLTDREREVLRHIADGRSNREIARSLVLSEKTVKTHVSNILMKLDVTDRTQAALWAVRHGLTE; this is translated from the coding sequence GTGGCTGACGCTTCCGGCCGGAGCAGCCGCACCGTCGGCAGCGGCACAAGGGTGCTGCTCGTCGACGACCACCAGGTGGTCCGCCGCGGACTGCGCACCTTCCTGGAGGTCCAGGAGGACATCGAGGTGGTCGGCGAGGCCTCCGACGGAGAAGAGGGCATCGCCCGCGCGGAGGAGCTGCGCCCCGACGTCATCCTGATGGACATCAAGATGCCGGGCACCGACGGCATCGAGGCCCTACGGAGGCTGCGCGCGCTGGCGAACCCGGCCCGCGTGCTCATCGTCACCAGCTTCACCGAGCAGCGCACGGTGGTCCCCGCCCTGCGCGCGGGCGCCGCCGGATACGTCTACAAGGACATCGACCCCGACGCCCTCGCCGCCGCCATCCGCTCGGTCCACGCCGGCCACGTCCTCCTCCAGCCGGAGGTCGCGGAGACCCTGCTCTCCGAGGAGGGCCACCCGCCGTCCCCCGGCCGCGGGGGCTCCCTGACCGACCGCGAGCGCGAGGTGCTCCGGCACATTGCGGACGGGCGCTCGAACCGGGAGATCGCCCGCTCGCTGGTCCTCTCGGAGAAGACGGTCAAGACGCACGTTTCGAACATCCTGATGAAGCTGGACGTCACCGACCGCACCCAGGCGGCGCTCTGGGCGGTCAGACACGGACTCACCGAGTGA